One genomic segment of Desulfomicrobium sp. ZS1 includes these proteins:
- the hmcF gene encoding sulfate respiration complex iron-sulfur protein HmcF, with the protein MPEGTICNKRPVASREDLDALLADSNGKKYYAEMEELDVDAEKLWATIQKTMKSRTKTWLDICAHCGLCADSCFLYSVNGRDPKQVPSYKIQSTLGEIVKKKGNVTNEFMRMCMDTAWSKCTCCNRCGSFCPYGIDMGVMFGYLRGLLHSQGFVPWELKIGSGMHRLFRAQMDVTVEEFVDTCEWMVDEALEEWPCLEIPVDKEDADIVYMINAREAKHYPEDIVEAAILFHVAGENWTMPSEGWEMTSLSMFAGDWEACKMQVDTVYGAMERLRPKRMVATECGHAYRATVIEGPYWAGRPDGKPPVECLHYVEWVAEALETGKLKIDPTKKIKEPVTLQDSCNYVRNAGLRDCGRIIMKHIAEDFREMAPNKEHNYCCGGGGGFNGIGRYRKQRNVALKMKREQILATGAKFVIAPCHNCWDAIRDLEEEFEIGIRWSFLKPLLIKMLVVPEHLLPQE; encoded by the coding sequence ATGCCCGAAGGTACAATTTGTAATAAGAGACCCGTTGCCTCCCGAGAGGACCTTGACGCCCTCTTGGCCGACAGCAACGGCAAGAAATACTATGCGGAAATGGAAGAACTGGATGTGGATGCCGAGAAGCTCTGGGCAACCATTCAGAAGACCATGAAGTCACGAACAAAAACCTGGCTGGACATCTGCGCCCATTGCGGACTCTGCGCCGACAGCTGTTTCCTGTACAGCGTGAACGGGCGCGATCCCAAGCAGGTGCCCTCGTACAAGATCCAGTCCACCCTGGGCGAGATCGTCAAGAAGAAGGGTAACGTGACCAACGAGTTCATGCGCATGTGCATGGACACGGCCTGGTCCAAGTGCACCTGCTGCAATCGGTGCGGCTCTTTCTGCCCCTACGGCATCGATATGGGCGTCATGTTCGGCTACCTGCGCGGACTGCTCCATTCCCAAGGTTTCGTGCCGTGGGAACTGAAAATCGGTTCCGGCATGCACCGTCTTTTCCGCGCCCAGATGGACGTCACCGTCGAAGAATTCGTGGATACCTGCGAATGGATGGTCGACGAGGCCCTGGAAGAATGGCCTTGCCTGGAAATCCCGGTGGACAAGGAAGATGCCGACATCGTCTACATGATCAACGCCCGCGAGGCCAAGCATTACCCTGAAGACATCGTCGAGGCGGCCATCCTCTTCCACGTGGCCGGGGAGAATTGGACCATGCCCTCCGAGGGCTGGGAAATGACCAGCCTCTCCATGTTCGCCGGTGACTGGGAGGCCTGCAAGATGCAGGTTGATACCGTGTATGGTGCCATGGAGCGTCTGCGTCCAAAACGCATGGTAGCGACGGAATGCGGCCATGCTTACCGTGCCACGGTCATTGAAGGCCCGTACTGGGCCGGACGACCGGATGGAAAACCACCTGTAGAATGCTTGCACTACGTCGAATGGGTGGCCGAAGCACTGGAGACTGGCAAGCTCAAGATTGATCCGACCAAGAAGATAAAAGAACCGGTCACATTGCAAGACTCATGCAACTATGTTCGTAATGCAGGACTTCGTGATTGCGGCCGAATCATCATGAAACACATTGCGGAAGACTTCCGTGAGATGGCTCCCAACAAGGAGCACAACTATTGTTGTGGCGGCGGTGGCGGCTTCAATGGTATCGGACGCTATCGGAAACAGCGCAACGTCGCGCTGAAGATGAAGCGTGAGCAGATTTTGGCTACGGGAGCGAAATTCGTCATTGCCCCATGTCATAACTGCTGGGATGCCATCCGCGATTTGGAAGAGGAGTTCGAGATCGGCATCCGCTGGAGCTTCCTGAAGCCGCTTCTGATCAAGATGCTGGTTGTTCCGGAGCATCTCTTGCCGCAGGAATAA
- a CDS encoding universal stress protein, with protein MFTKILFATSGSPCCDAAARVAFDLAARYNAKLFVHHVLGVPSRGFSQVVVDVRTGEKVELDEDYIMWVKDELKNTYDRQLKSGVDCEIETSVGIPHREVLRKARQEDVDLIVMGASTTGCEADADAYQRHFAGSTLQRVAKASKAPVLVVNRPVASFWGGFTNIVFGADFSKASEHAFKFALNTAKELNAKLHVFHAIDIGSTHSLISQKQLDDQMIEARDRMRRKYLIQAGDFKNITADIWEGIPYVEIVKYAREKQADLIVMAHHSKDVSDEDSAFGHTLEQVLLRATCPVASVNRADKI; from the coding sequence ATGTTTACAAAGATTCTGTTCGCCACCTCCGGCTCTCCCTGTTGTGATGCCGCAGCGCGTGTCGCGTTTGATTTGGCAGCGCGTTATAATGCCAAACTTTTTGTGCACCATGTGCTCGGAGTGCCCAGCCGGGGTTTCAGTCAGGTTGTGGTCGATGTGCGCACGGGTGAGAAAGTCGAGTTGGACGAAGATTACATAATGTGGGTCAAGGATGAGCTTAAGAACACCTATGACCGTCAGTTGAAGAGCGGAGTGGATTGCGAGATCGAGACCTCCGTGGGCATCCCGCATCGCGAAGTGCTGCGCAAGGCCCGCCAGGAAGACGTAGATCTGATCGTCATGGGTGCGAGCACCACCGGCTGCGAGGCCGATGCCGATGCCTATCAGCGCCATTTTGCCGGTTCGACCCTGCAGCGGGTGGCCAAGGCTTCCAAGGCTCCGGTGCTGGTGGTCAATCGTCCCGTGGCTTCATTTTGGGGCGGATTCACCAACATCGTCTTTGGCGCGGATTTTTCCAAGGCGTCCGAACATGCGTTCAAGTTCGCCCTCAATACCGCCAAGGAGCTTAATGCCAAATTGCATGTTTTTCATGCCATCGACATCGGCAGTACCCATAGCCTCATTTCTCAGAAGCAGCTCGATGACCAGATGATCGAGGCCCGGGATCGGATGCGTCGCAAGTACCTGATCCAGGCCGGTGATTTCAAGAATATCACGGCCGATATCTGGGAAGGCATTCCGTATGTCGAAATCGTCAAGTACGCACGTGAGAAGCAGGCCGATCTCATTGTCATGGCCCACCATTCCAAGGACGTCAGCGACGAGGACTCCGCGTTTGGGCATACATTGGAGCAGGTGTTACTGCGTGCGACGTGTCCCGTGGCATCGGTCAATCGTGCGGATAAAATCTAA
- the divK gene encoding DVU0259 family response regulator domain-containing protein: MGKKILIIDDDPNIVTYLEDIFQDAGYATCKASDGADALAVVKEEKPDLITLDLEMPKEWGPRFYRELSQDDECGNIPVIVISGLSGNKYAIQKAVASFTKPFDREDLLKVIKETIG, translated from the coding sequence ATGGGCAAGAAGATTCTGATCATTGATGACGATCCCAACATCGTCACGTATCTGGAAGACATTTTTCAGGACGCAGGCTACGCAACCTGCAAAGCTTCCGATGGGGCCGACGCGCTGGCCGTCGTGAAAGAGGAAAAGCCTGATTTGATCACGTTGGATCTTGAGATGCCGAAGGAATGGGGCCCGCGTTTTTACCGGGAGCTGAGCCAGGACGACGAATGCGGCAATATCCCCGTGATCGTCATCAGTGGTCTCTCCGGGAACAAATATGCAATTCAGAAAGCCGTGGCTTCTTTCACCAAGCCGTTTGATCGCGAAGACCTCCTGAAAGTCATCAAGGAAACAATTGGTTAG